Proteins encoded by one window of Lates calcarifer isolate ASB-BC8 linkage group LG7_1, TLL_Latcal_v3, whole genome shotgun sequence:
- the LOC108899343 gene encoding gap junction Cx32.2 protein yields MGEWSFLSDLLDKVQSHSTVVGKVWMSVLFLFRIFILAAGVDRIWGDEQANMNCNTKSPGCKNACYDRSFPMSHTRFWVLQILIVSTPTLIYLGHVLLVIRKENKLRRRLEQKLGKNGMVKAPKYSDEHGKVQLKGALLVSYVIQLLLKILLEVGFIVGQYYLYGFIFMPTKISFPHYPCPSPVDCFISRPTEKSIFIVFMLAMAVLSVILNIVEIFHLFISKMRERKRRSSGLVPPEVYNLSKPNHGDRVTFC; encoded by the coding sequence ATGGGGGAGTGGTCCTTCTTGTCTGATTTGTTGGACAAGGTGCAGTCTCACTCCACTGTAGTGGGGAAGGTCTGGATGAgtgttctttttctcttcagaaTCTTCATCCTGGCTGCTGGTGTAGATAGAATTTGGGGAGATGAACAAGCAAACATGAATTGTAACACCAAAAGCCCTGGCTGCAAGAACGCCTGCTACGACCGATCCTTCCCTATGTCTCACACGCGTTTCTGGGTCCTCCAGATCCTAATTGTGTCCACGCCAACACTGATCTATCTTGGGCATGTCCTGCTGGTGATTCGCAAAGAAAACAAGCTGAGGAGACGCCTGGAGCAGAAACTTGGTAAGAATGGGATGGTGAAAGCTCCAAAGTATTCAGATGAACATGGCAAAGTGCAGCTTAAGGGTGCCCTGCTGGTCAGCTACGTGATACAGCTGCTGTTAAAGATCCTGCTTGAAGTGGGATTCATCGTAGGCCAGTACTACCTCTATGGCTTCATATTCATGCCTACTAAGATTTCATTTCCCCACTACCCCTGTCCATCGCCGGTAGACTGTTTCATTAGTCGTcccacagagaaaagcatcttTATTGTCTTTATGTTGGCAATGGCTGTTCTCTCTGTGATCCTCAACATCGTGGAGATATTCCACCTATTCATCTCAAAaatgagggagaggaaaaggaggagcaGTGGCTTGGTTCCCCCAGAGGTCTACAATCTCAGTAAACCAAACCACGGTGATAGAGTTACATTTTGTTGA
- the LOC108899350 gene encoding gap junction Cx32.2 protein → MGDWSYLSALLDKVQSHSTVVGKIWMSVLFLFRIFVLGAAVDNVWGDEVSEFYCDTQEPGCVHACYNWMFPISYIHYWVLQITFVSTPTLVYLGHAVHIIHKEKKMMERLRDSPDGSALKKPKYTDDRGKVKIKGILFCTYMTQLIFKILLEVAFSVGQFYIFGSVFMVSYFHCTMSPPCAVFTGAQCYISRPTEKTIFIIFMLVVSGISVLLNIIEIIYLLCNRRKHNRKQLLAPQQSLSSPPYPSNPAWGDTSTHYRGFPLSPLPAQGLTDLCNDEKHFDSISKEKDT, encoded by the coding sequence ATGGGTGACTGGTCTTACCTGTCTGCACTGCTAGACAAGGTGCAGTCTCACTCCACTGTGGTGGGGAAGATATGGATGAGTGTCCTTTTTCTGTTCCGGATCTTTGTCCTGGGTGCTGCTGTGGACAATGTCTGGGGAGATGAAGTGTCAGAGTTCTACTGTGACACCCAGGAACCAGGATGTGTACATGCTTGCTACAACTGGATGTTCCCAATATCCTACATTCATTACTGGGTCCTGCAGATAACATTTGTGTCAACACCCACCCTGGTCTACTTGGGCCATGCTGTCCACATCATCcacaaagagaagaagatgatggagagaCTGCGGGACAGCCCTGATGGAAGTGCACTGAAGAAACCCAAGTATACAGATGACAGAGGGAAGGTGAAGATAAAAGGCATCCTCTTTTGCACTTATATGACCCAGCTGATATTCAAGATCCTCCTGGAGGTGGCATTCAGTGTGGGCCAGTTCTACATCTTTGGCTCTGTGTTCATGGTCTCCTACTTCCACTGTACTATGTCGCCACcttgtgctgtttttactgGTGCCCAGTGTTACATTTCTCGTCCTACAGAGAAGAcaatcttcatcatcttcatgcTTGTAGTCTCCGGTATTTCAGTGCTCCTCAACATCATTGAGATAATCTACCTGCTCTGTAACAGGAGGAAGCATAACAGAAAACAGCTTCTAGCGCCACAGCAATCGCTCAGTTCACCGCCGTACCCATCTAACCCAGCTTGGGGGGACACGAGCACCCATTATAGGGGCTTTCCATTGTCACCACTTCCTGCTCAGGGTCTCACAGACCTCTGCAATGATGAGAAACACTTTGACTCCATCAGTAAAGAGAAGGACACTTGA